In Nicotiana tabacum cultivar K326 chromosome 11, ASM71507v2, whole genome shotgun sequence, a single window of DNA contains:
- the LOC107769437 gene encoding uncharacterized protein LOC107769437, with the protein MMWGAYLDDSLEKTLVLFDSIDLDDEKVKLLSYLESTSGRLEGPWLTFMKRSLPLPFIDQMLDTLVGQHYYCFLDGYSGYDQISIALEDHEKTTFTCPYGTYAFQRMPFGLCNAPSTFQRCIMAIFTNMVEKFIEVFMDDFSIFGPTFDESLTNLSKVLSRCEETNLVMNWEKCHFMVREGIVLEHKVSKDRLEVNKAKVDAIENCHLQSLSKELLEKDTPFKFDEHCLKSYEELKKRLVTAPIITTPNWGEPFELMCDASDTGYLRMVRGNSCMIVRLYLWDEPFLFKQCEDQLVPRCVPEEEMDEILHDFYASPYGGTMVETKRLQRCDSARGWGRFRSNVHQYILVVVDYVSKWVEAVALPTNDAKVVVSFVKKNIFTRFVTLGQVEVSNREVEQILEKTMSASRKDWASKLDDTLWAYRTAYITPIGASPYRLVYGKACHLLVELAYKAYWAIKKLNFDMDLFGGKRMLQLNKLEKFRLHAYENAKLNKEMA; encoded by the exons atgatgtgGGGTGCATATCTGGATGACTCTCTAGAGAAAACACTTGTGTTGTTTGACAGCATTGACTTGGACGACGAG AAAGTAAAGCTGCTTTCTTACTTAGAGAGCACAAGCGGGCGATTGGAGGGACCATGGCTGACATTCATG AAAAGATCACttccccttccctttattgatcaaatgctagaCACGTTGGTCGGACAACActactattgtttccttgatggatattccggctaTGACCAGATCTCAATTGCACTAGAGGACCACGAAAAGACTACCTTCACTTGTCCTTATGGCACTTATGCTTTTCAgcgaatgccatttgggttgtgcaatgcaccTTCGACTTTTCAAAGGTGCATCATGGCAATCTTCACTAATATGGTGGAAAAATTTATtgaagtatttatggatgatttttcgaTCTTTGGACCAACTTTTGATGAAAGCTTAACGAATTTGAGTAAAGTGCTTTCCAGGTGTGAAGAGACAAATTTGGTGATgaactgggagaagtgtcattttatggtacgAGAAGGAATTGTACTCGAGCATAAGGTGTCCAAAGATAGGTTGGAGGTGAATAAGGCAAAAGTGGATGCAATTGAAAACTGCCATCTCCAATCTTTGTCAAAGGA GTTGCTCGAGAAGGATACGCCTTTCAAGTTTGATGAACACTGCTTGAAGTCGTAtgaggagttgaaaaagagattggtgactgcaccaattattaCCACCCCAAACTGGGGAGAGCCttttgaattgatgtgtgatgccagtgacaCG GGTTATCTCCGGATGGTAAGAGGAAATTCATGCATGATTGTGAGGCTTTATCTATGGGATGAGCCGTTTTTGTTTAAGCAATGTGAAGATCAACTGGTGCCCCGATGTGTTCCTGAGGAGGAGATGGATGAAATTTTACATGATTTTTATGCATCACCATATGGGGGCACCATGGTGGAGACAAAACGGCTGCAAAG GTGTGATAGTGCCAGAGGATGGGGCCGTTTCAGATCAAATGTCCATCAGTACATCTTGGTTGTAGTTGACtatgtgtcaaagtgggttgaggctgtGGCTTTGCCTACGAATGATGCTAAAGTAGTGGTGAGctttgtgaagaaaaatattttcaccaGATTCGTGACTCT TGGTCAAGTGGAGGTCTCAAATAGAGAGGTAGAGCAAATTTTGGAGAAGACAATGAGCGCAAGTAGGAAGGATTGGGCTAGCAAGCTAGATGACACTTTGTGGGCATATCGCACGGCATACATAACTCCAATTGGCGCTTCACCATACAGGTTAGTATATGGAAAGGCTTGTCACTTGCTTGTTGAGCTTGCGTACAAGGCATATTGGGCAATCAAGAAGCTCAATTTTGATATGGATCTATTTGGGGGAAAACGGATGTTGCAACTGAATAAGCTCGAAAAGTTTCGACTGCACGCATATGAGAATGCAAAGTTAAACAAAGAAATGGCATGA